The Streptomyces sp. NBC_01775 genome includes a region encoding these proteins:
- a CDS encoding cysteine hydrolase gives MPPDDRLAAQLDPATTALLTIECQRGIVGEESALPELAQEARESGALERIALLTGAAHQAGVQVLHAVAERRPDGKGANRNARLFRAAERLPVRQLTGSSAVRVAEPIPVTEQDLIVRRLHGLSPLAGTDVDALLRNLGVRTLVVTGVSANVAVPNAVFDAVNLGYRAVVPADAIAGVPADYTPAMVRNTLSLVSTVTTSEEVLVCWKG, from the coding sequence ATGCCTCCGGACGACCGGCTCGCCGCACAGCTCGATCCCGCCACCACCGCCCTGCTCACCATCGAGTGCCAGCGCGGCATCGTCGGAGAGGAGAGCGCGCTGCCCGAACTCGCCCAGGAGGCGAGGGAGTCGGGGGCACTGGAGCGGATCGCACTGCTTACCGGCGCCGCACACCAGGCAGGGGTCCAGGTGCTGCACGCCGTTGCCGAACGCCGCCCGGACGGCAAGGGGGCGAACCGTAACGCCCGGCTCTTCCGTGCCGCCGAGCGGCTGCCGGTGCGCCAGCTGACGGGCTCTTCCGCCGTACGGGTCGCGGAGCCCATACCCGTCACCGAGCAGGACCTGATCGTGCGGCGGTTGCACGGGCTGTCGCCGCTCGCGGGCACCGATGTGGACGCGCTGTTGCGGAACCTCGGCGTCCGTACGCTCGTGGTCACCGGCGTCTCGGCCAATGTGGCCGTGCCCAACGCGGTCTTCGACGCCGTCAACCTCGGATATAGGGCCGTGGTGCCCGCCGACGCCATCGCCGGGGTGCCCGCCGACTACACCCCCGCGATGGTGCGCAACACCTTGTCCCTGGTGTCGACGGTCACTACCTCCGAGGAGGTGCTCGTCTGCTGGAAGGGCTGA